cagagggtctaaggacagagtctaagcacagagggtctaagcacagagggtctaagcacagagggtctaaggacagagggtctaagcacagagggtctaagggACAgcggtctaaggacagagggtctaagACAGAGGGTCTTAAGCACAgggtctaagcacagagggtctaaggacagagggtctaGGACAGAGTCTAAGCCAGCGGGTCTATAGACAAGAgggtctaagcacagagggtctaaggacaggggtctaaggacagagggtctaaggacagagagGTCTAAGACAGAGGgggtctaagcacagagggtTTAAGGACAGAGTCTACGCACaagagggtctaaggacagagggtctaaggacagagggtctaagcacagagggtctaaggacagaggctctaagcacagagggtctaaggacagcgGGTCTAGGACAGCGTCTAAGCGACAGAGTCGTtaaggacagagggtctaaggacagagggtctaTAAGGACAGAGGGTTAAGGCAGAGGAGTCTAAGGACAGAgtctaagcacagagggtctaagACAGAGGGTCTAAGGCCAGAGGGTCTAACCAggtctaagcacagagggtctaaggcACAGAGAgtctaagcacagagggtctaaggacgAGGTCTAAGCAAGCGGTCTAGCAGAGGTCTAGCACGAGAGTCTAAGGACAAGAGAGGTCTAAGGcaccgagggtctaaggacagagagtCTAAGCAAAGGGGTCTagcacagagggtctaagcacagagggtctaagACAGAgtctaagcacagagggtctaaggacagagagtctaagcacagagggtctaaggacaggtctaagcacagagggtctaagcacagagggtctaaggacagagggtctaaggacagaggtctaagcacagagggtctaaggacagagggtctaaggacagagggtctaaggacagagggtctaagcacagagggtctaaggacagaggtcTAACGCACAGAGGGTCTAAGCACcggagggtctaaggacagaggtctaagcacagagggtctaaggacagcagggtctaaggacagagggtctaagacagagggtctaaggacagagagtCTAAGCACAAGGAGGTTCTAAGccacagagggtctaaggacagagggtctaagcacagagggtctaagcacagagggtctaaggtCAGAGAGTCTAAGGACAGAGTCTAAGCTCAGAgggtctaagcacagagggtctaaggacagagtgTCTAAGGACAGAGTCTAAGCTCAGAgggtctaagcacagagggtctaaggacagagagtgtcactccctgtacagattgtaaagcctcagaggaaaatggactttgtgactttgggctgtacaaataaagcTATTATCATCTGACACCTGTCCGTCTGACACCTGTCCGTCTGACACCTGTCCGTCTGACACCTGTCCATCTGACACCTGTCCGTCTGACACCTGTCCGTCTGACACCTGTCCGTCTGACACCTGTCCGTCTGACACCTGTCCGTCTGACACCTGTCCGTCTCTCTCAGGATAGCAGAGCTGTCTCTCTCGCTGCAggctgtggacagacagacggaggacAGAGAgcgagcagcagagagacacagagagacagagacagtcctCGAGTCAGTGAGTCAGGCTGTCATCAAACTGGTGAgtcctccacttcctgtttcctgtgtggGCGTGGTCTCCTCACCTGGTCAGCAGGTGTTGTGGTCTCCTAACCTGTCTTATGTCTTCAGTCCAGAGTCGCGGGGACCAGCAGGGTCCCTTCAGACCGTGTCCTCAGTTTGGACCTGTCCTCGATGCTGTCCGTCctgtcagacacagagagcGCCCTCCAGAGGAGACACgaggagctgcaggtgagtCACAGACCGCCACGACGactgctgcaggtcagaggtcaagcaggtgttgacgtgtgtgtgtgtgtgtgtgtgtgtgtgtgtgtgtgtgtgtgtgtgtgtgtgtgtgtgtgtgtgtgtgtgtgtgtcagggggcGGAGCTATCTCTGCGGCGGCTCGGCGAGGAGCAATCAGCTCTGCAGCTCCGACTGAAACAACTGGAAGACGACAACGAACAtctgcacaggcacacacaacacacacagctggagctcacacacactgtggacacactgagcaggtacacacacactgtggacacactgagcaggtacacacacacacacacacactgtggacacactgagcaggtacacacacacacacacacactgtggacacactgagcaggtacacacacacacacacacactgtggacacactgagcaggtacacacacacacacactgtggacacactgagcagctacacacacacacacacacacactgtggacacaccgaggagctacacacacacacactgtggacacacCGAGCagctacactcacacacactgtggacacactgagcagctacacacgcacacacacacacactgtggacacactgagcagctacacacgcacacacacacacacacgctctgtggacacactgagcaggtacacacacacacacactctgtggacacactgagcaggtacacacacacacgcacacacacacacacacacactgtggacacactgagcaggtacacacacacacactctccgtGGACACACtgagcaggtacacacacacacacacacacacactccgtgGACACACtgagcaggtacacacacacacacacactctgtggacacactgaggaggtacacacacaacacacacacacactctgtggacacactgagcaggtacacacacacacacaaacacacccacacacacacacacaaacacacccacacacacacacacaaacttaacCGCCATAAGGCCACGCCCCCTGTAGTGACcgtcctcacctgtctgtctctcagggagCATGAGCTGTTGTCCTCTCTGCgtgtggagctggaggaggtgcagcagagggaggaggaggggaagagagagaatgacaggctgaggagggagagagacagacaggaggagagagagacaagcagACGGTACGTTACTGCACTCCATcagatgatggtggtgatgataatgttgacgatgatgatggtgatggtctGGTTTCAGGGTGGAGGCTGAACTGTTGGAGAATGTCCAGCTGACGGAGAGAGAAGCTCTGCACCGGATGGAGATCCACACTCTGAAGGTGATGAACCAGTCTGTGGTtcactctcctgtctgtctgtctgtctgtctgtctgtctgtctgtctgtctttaatcctctctgcctgtctgtcctcctgtcttctTGTAGGGGGCATTGGAGAGGCAGCagttggacagacagagagcagaagaagaagctgctgacAGCAGAGACGCCCTGCAGAAGGTAAAGCCGGTCACCTGATCACAAGACACATGACAGACCGTACGTTGTCTCCACCTATAGTAATACATACGTCATGTGTTGTCTCCACCTATAGTAATACATACGTCATGCGTTGTCTCCACCTATAGTAATACATATATCATGTGTTGTCTACACCTATAGTAATACATACATTATGTGTCTCCACCTTCAGTCCAGGGAGTGTGTGCTGCGTCTCTCgtcctctgagtgtgtgttgaagcgggaggtggaggagggacgGGACGCTCTGGACAAGATGGCCGCCCTGAACTCTGCACTGGTCTCAGACAAGAGAGACctgaacaaacagctgctgcaggtacCGCTGCTCGCCATCAGAGCTGCTCGCCATCAGAGCTGCTCGCCATCAGAGCTGCTGCCTGGCTCAAAGGCTCCGGACAGGAGGAAGTGATCTCATccctgtgttcctgtgtttgatTCCAGCTGGAGTGTGAGCTGtcagacagccaatcacagctgcaggatctgaggtcagaggtcaactcTCTGCAGAGGGACATCAAAACCCTCAACCTGGAGAGCAGCCAGCTCAGGTGAGTTCATTTCCATGACAGGTTTGTACCTGAATCCAGATTATAAACCTTTAATCCAGATTATAAACCCTTTAATCCAGATTATAAACCCTTTAATCTGGATTATAAACCTTTAATCTGGATTATAAATCTTTAATTCAGATTATAAAACCTTAAATCCGGATTATAAACCTTTAATCTGGATTATAAACCTTTAATCCGGATTATAAACCTTTAATCTGGATTATAAATCTTTAATCTGGATTATAAATCTTTAATTCAGATTATAAAACCTTAAATCCGGATTATAAACCTTTAATCTggattttaaatctttattcaGATTATAAACTTTTAATCTGGATTCTAAACCTTTAATCCAGATTATAATCTGTTTTgctgttctctgtgttgttCAGAGCGCAGAGTGCGGCGGAGTCCACTGTTGTCCGTAAGCTTAaagaaagtgagacagagatggagagaatgatggaggagaaggagagacagcTGAGCTCcctgatggaggagagagagagggatggaggtcagctggaggaggtaaagaggaggaggtgaccTGTGTCATGTGACAGTGATTCACCTGTACCGTGTGTCATGTATGGTGTCTGTGCGGTCCTCAGATGTCCTCCCAGCATGCCTCAGTGTGCAGGGAGCTGAAGGAGGTGCAAGAGCAGCTGCGTCAGGCGGTGGATgatgtgaggaggagagacagacagctggaggagcagcagagggagcaCAGGAGGCTGCTGGAGGAGCAGGACGGCCTGCAGAGACGCAGCGAGCAGCTAGAGGAAGAGCTGAAGGAGCTTAGGTAACAAACACtcctgagagaggaggaggaggaggaggaggagtctgaaCAAGGTCTACCTAGAACAGGTGGttacatcctgtctgtctgtttctgcaggTGTCTGTCCTCGTCTCTCCACCTTCAGCtccgtcagcagcagcagcagctctctcagTCAGAGGTGGAGCAATGTCAGCTCAACACTCACATCAACACActgcaggaggtgaaggaggcgCTACAGGGTCAGTCTGTGATGTCAGGACAGCACCGCGTGATGTCACGATGTCGTGACAGCGCCGCGTGATGTCACatcctcacctgtctctctgtctgtctgtctctctctgtctgtctgtctctctgtctgtctctgtctgtctctgtctgtctctgtctgtctgtctgtctctctctgtctgtctgtctctgtctgtctgtctgtctgtctgaagggGAGATCAGGTGTCTGAGAGGAGAACTGGAGGGAGCGACAGCCATGACAGaagatgagagagggagaagagagagaagcgaggaggagaaggaagcgCTGATGGAGGAGACGGAGAGGCTGACACAAGAGGCGGAGaatctgaggaggaggagaagacaggaagaggaggagaggagggaggaggcagaggactggcagagagagagggaggctcTGAGTGAGGAGCTGGGGACGAGggatggagaggtggaggcACTGAGGAGGCGCATAGAGGGACTgataaaggagaaagagaggctgAGGGAGGAGGTGACAGAAAGTGAGGCGCAGATCAGCCTcatgaaggaggaggtgaagagggaggaggaggcgaagagggaggaggagattgAGGCACTCTGCGACCGAATGGAGAGATTAGAAACAGAGAAGGAGgatagagaggaggagatggtgcAACTGAGGAGCACAacagagaaggaggtggagagatggaggaggagggccaaggaggtggaggaggaggtgaacaGACTAGGAAAGGAAATCTCCAAACTaaaagaggaggacaggagagagaaggaaagattgcaggaacaggaggaggagaggaggaagagaagggaggaagaggtgcagagactgaaggaggaggtgggggaggtggAGTTGCTGAGGCTGCAGCTCAACGTGGCCAAGGAGGAGTgcgaggagatgaaggaggaggtggaacgGAGGGAACACCGCCTGGAGCGACAGATGAGCGCTgtgaagaagagggaggaggaggtggaggagctgaaggagcaACTGGAGCTGGCaaagaggcaggaggaggagggagcaagGGAGCACCAGGAGGTGAAGGGCAGACTGAAGCAGAAGGAGGCGCGGGTGGAGAAGCTTGAGAAGCTACTAAAGGAAACCCGTCTGCTcctggagaaggagaggagggagggagaggagaaggacaGCCGGATCTCCTCACAGGACAGGGAGGTGCAGGAGGCATGGGCCGAGAGTAAGAGAGCAAGGAGGAGGTCCAGAGAATGGGAGGAGGCCCAACAtaggctggaggaggaggtgaatgagtggaaggagagagcagagagaagcgCAAGGGAGGCAGCAAAGTTCAATCACCTCCtgaaggagcaagaggaggaggcgcagcagctggaggagaaagTGAGGGAGGTAGAAGGGGCGttaaaagaagaaagggaggtGCTGAGGAGTGcgagggaggaaagaaggaggttGGAAGACAGATgggaagagatggagaaggaggtggaggagctgagggggacagaagaggagaagaggaggcttGAAGACGAACtggaagagatggaggaggtgcTGAGGAGGTTGAGGGAAGAGAACaggaagctggaggaggagctgaaggaaGTTGAGAAAGATCAGTACATCCTGttggaggagaaagggaggtccaaagagagagagttggagAAGGAGAAGGCAAGGCTGTctgaggagctgaggaggagggagagggaggtgaCATCTCTCAGAGAGGAGGTGCACAGGAAGAGGGATGAAGGTCAGGAggaccagaggaggaggagagaggagatagaGAAGCTAcaagaggagctgaggaggagcaAGAGGGAGGTGTCTGTACTTAGTGAGGAGgtacaaaaggagaaaaaggaggcgCAGCAGGAGttgatgaggaggagagaagaagcaaCAACTCTCAGAGGGGAGGTGCAGAAGGAacaaagggagagggaagaggtACAAGAGAGGTTAAAGAGAACAGAGAAGGAGGCGACAGCTCTCagagaggaggtgcagaaggAGTGCAGGCAGATGGAGGAGGTACAGGAGGAGCATAAGAGGAGCCAGTGGGAGGTGACAGCTctcagagaggagctgcagagggaacaaaaggagaagaaggaggcacAAGAGGAGTTGATAAAGAGAAGACAAGAGGTGACGGCTCTCagagaggaggtgcagaaggAGTCGAGGCagatggaggaggtgcaggaggagctgaggaggacCAAGAACAAGCTGAAAGCCATCACAGAGGAGGTGcaaaaggagaaggaggtggcACAGGAGAGGTtaatgaggacagaggaggaagtgacagctctcagagaggaggtgcagaaggAGTGGATACAGATAAAGGAGATGAATGAGGAGCTGAGAAGGAGCAAGCTAGAAATGTCTGTACTTCGTGAGGAGGTAGAAAAGGagcaaaaggagaagaaggaggcgCAGGAGAGCTtaatgaggacagaggagaaggTGACAGCTCTCagagaggaggtgcagaagaagagggaggaggtaCAGGAGGAGCAGACACAGATGGAGGAAGTACAGGAGGAGCTTAAAAGTAGCCAGAGGGAGGTGACAGCTCTCatagaggagctgcagagggaacaaagggagaagaaggaggcgCAGGAGGAGTTGAttaggaggagagaagaggcaACAACTCTCagagaggaggtgcagaaggAGTTGAGGCAGATGGAGGAGGTACAGGGGGAGCTGAGCAGGGCCAAGTGTGAGCTGAAAGTCCTCACAGAGGAGGTGcaaaaggaggaaaaggagaagaaggaggcacAGGAGAGGTtaatgaggacagaggaggaggtgacagctctcagagaggaggtgcagaagaaaagaggggaggCCAAGGAGGAGTGGACACAGATGGAGAAGGtacaggaggagctgaggagaaccaaaaatgagctgaaagtcCTCACAGAGGAGGtgcaaaaggagaagaaggaggcacAGGAGAGGTtaatgaggacagaggaggaggtgacagctctcagagaggaggtgcagaagaagagagaggaggtacAGGAGGAACAGGAACAGATGGAGGAAGTACAGGAGGAGCTTAAAAGGAGCCAGAGGGAGGTGATAGCTCTCatagaggagctgcagagggaacaaagagagaagagggaggcgCAAGAGGAGTTGATAAAGAGAAGACAAGAGGTGACGGCTCTCagagaggaggtgcagaaggAGTGGAtgcagatgaagcagatgagtgaggagctgaggaggagcaAGCTGGAAGTGTCTGTACTTAGTGAGGAGGTACAGAAGGagcaaaaggagaagaaggaggcgCAGGAAGAGCTGATTACGAGGAGAGAAGAGGCAACAACTCTGagagaggaggtgcagaagaaaagaggggaggCCAAGGATGAGTGCATGCAGATGGAGAAGGTACAGGAGGAACTGAGGAGAAccaaaaatgaactgaaagtcATCACAGAGGAGGTGcaaaggaaagagaaggaggaggctgaggaggtgCTGTGGAGGAGTGAGAGGGAAGTATCTGTactcagagaggaggtgaaaagggaacaaacagagaagaaggaggtgCAAGAAGAGCTGAGGAAGAGAAGACAAGAGGTGATGGCTCTCagagaggaggtgcagaaggAGTCGAGGCAGATGGAGGAGGTACAAGAAGAGCTGAGGAGAACCAAAAATAAGCTGAAGGTCATCACAGAGGAGGTGcaaaaggaggaaaaggagaatgAGGAGGTACAGGAGGAGCTGATAAAGAGCAGAGATGAGGTGATGGCTCTCagagaggaggtgcagaaggagcagaagatgaggagggaggcccaggaggagctgagagGAGTGCAGCAGCgtgtggagctgatggaggtgaACCTGACCTCCCTGCACACTCAGGTACGCCTCACTGATGCTACGCTAAGgttagcacgttagcacgttagcacatgaactgtctgtctgtttcaggtGAGTGAtctgaggaggagcagggagcgAGGGAAgcaggaggtgaaggagaaagaggaggagaagcagcagatgAGGGAGGGTCTGAGCGAGGCGCTGCAGGAGATGAAGACGCTCAAACTCCTCCTGCAGGTACCGCAGTTAGCTTTATGAcgaggctagctgtttccccccgtttacagtctttatgctaagctaagctaaccgtcATCATGTGTGAACATGCAGGAGAGCCATGCAGAGGGGGAGCGTCTGAGGAGCGctctgaaggagaagaaggaggaggtggagaggaagaaCCTGCccactgtcagagaggaggcACTACa
This genomic interval from Larimichthys crocea isolate SSNF unplaced genomic scaffold, L_crocea_2.0 scaffold196, whole genome shotgun sequence contains the following:
- the LOC113744792 gene encoding trichohyalin isoform X1 yields the protein MEQERVRMEEERVRKMEEELSELKLLHETTVFQLNERIAELSLSLQAVDRQTEDRERAAERHRETETVLESVSQAVIKLSRVAGTSRVPSDRVLSLDLSSMLSVLSDTESALQRRHEELQGAELSLRRLGEEQSALQLRLKQLEDDNEHLHRHTQHTQLELTHTVDTLSREHELLSSLRVELEEVQQREEEGKRENDRLRRERDRQEERETSRRVEAELLENVQLTEREALHRMEIHTLKGALERQQLDRQRAEEEAADSRDALQKSRECVLRLSSSECVLKREVEEGRDALDKMAALNSALVSDKRDLNKQLLQLECELSDSQSQLQDLRSEVNSLQRDIKTLNLESSQLRAQSAAESTVVRKLKESETEMERMMEEKERQLSSLMEERERDGGQLEEMSSQHASVCRELKEVQEQLRQAVDDVRRRDRQLEEQQREHRRLLEEQDGLQRRSEQLEEELKELRCLSSSLHLQLRQQQQQLSQSEVEQCQLNTHINTLQEVKEALQGEIRCLRGELEGATAMTEDERGRRERSEEEKEALMEETERLTQEAENLRRRRRQEEEERREEAEDWQREREALSEELGTRDGEVEALRRRIEGLIKEKERLREEVTESEAQISLMKEEVKREEEAKREEEIEALCDRMERLETEKEDREEEMVQLRSTTEKEVERWRRRAKEVEEEVNRLGKEISKLKEEDRREKERLQEQEEERRKRREEEVQRLKEEVGEVELLRLQLNVAKEECEEMKEEVERREHRLERQMSAVKKREEEVEELKEQLELAKRQEEEGAREHQEVKGRLKQKEARVEKLEKLLKETRLLLEKERREGEEKDSRISSQDREVQEAWAESKRARRRSREWEEAQHRLEEEVNEWKERAERSAREAAKFNHLLKEQEEEAQQLEEKVREVEGALKEEREVLRSAREERRRLEDRWEEMEKEVEELRGTEEEKRRLEDELEEMEEVLRRLREENRKLEEELKEVEKDQYILLEEKGRSKERELEKEKARLSEELRRREREVTSLREEVHRKRDEGQEDQRRRREEIEKLQEELRRSKREVSVLSEEVQKEKKEAQQELMRRREEATTLRGEVQKEQREREEVQERLKRTEKEATALREEVQKECRQMEEVQEEHKRSQWEVTALREELQREQKEKKEAQEELIKRRQEVTALREEVQKESRQMEEVQEELRRTKNKLKAITEEVQKEKEVAQERLMRTEEEVTALREEVQKEWIQIKEMNEELRRSKLEMSVLREEVEKEQKEKKEAQESLMRTEEKVTALREEVQKKREEVQEEQTQMEEVQEELKSSQREVTALIEELQREQREKKEAQEELIRRREEATTLREEVQKELRQMEEVQGELSRAKCELKVLTEEVQKEEKEKKEAQERLMRTEEEVTALREEVQKKRGEAKEEWTQMEKVQEELRRTKNELKVLTEEVQKEKKEAQERLMRTEEEVTALREEVQKKREEVQEEQEQMEEVQEELKRSQREVIALIEELQREQREKREAQEELIKRRQEVTALREEVQKEWMQMKQMSEELRRSKLEVSVLSEEVQKEQKEKKEAQEELITRREEATTLREEVQKKRGEAKDECMQMEKVQEELRRTKNELKVITEEVQRKEKEEAEEVLWRSEREVSVLREEVKREQTEKKEVQEELRKRRQEVMALREEVQKESRQMEEVQEELRRTKNKLKVITEEVQKEEKENEEVQEELIKSRDEVMALREEVQKEQKMRREAQEELRGVQQRVELMEVNLTSLHTQVSDLRRSRERGKQEVKEKEEEKQQMREGLSEALQEMKTLKLLLQESHAEGERLRSALKEKKEEVERKNLPTVREEALHEREEVEELRARAKALETRRREMIEEVEEARQAKDKAEEKRREVEERWRSKVEEMKETLKTLSREIQTLKEREQVWRSRVQEAQREVEESRAELEEYKTQREEVDGLKKRRRDQGTDEEGGGEEIPEEEQEEEQTSLLQEKEEMRRLLRQREAEVYTLTQRAEELHADRERVRLALERTEAAMIGYRERAHQQEQSPGAESNPDEAVADRLVVLQRLVAELELNEKQVKKKNSHLKRERDRLRDTLRQVEEERLRFRQQLTDSRPQDTTEEERLRSRVRELEDQVSQLRLSLAVDQQQRAEFIQQSTKNSQWLLSLRSDLTDSLATVTRRPIPSVLESETQRLDRSLREEELRMSLGQS
- the LOC113744792 gene encoding trichohyalin isoform X2; translated protein: MEQERVRMEEERVRKMEEELSELKLLHETTVFQLNERIAELSLSLQAVDRQTEDRERAAERHRETETVLESVSQAVIKLSRVAGTSRVPSDRVLSLDLSSMLSVLSDTESALQRRHEELQGAELSLRRLGEEQSALQLRLKQLEDDNEHLHRHTQHTQLELTHTVDTLSREHELLSSLRVELEEVQQREEEGKRENDRLRRERDRQEERETSRRVEAELLENVQLTEREALHRMEIHTLKGALERQQLDRQRAEEEAADSRDALQKSRECVLRLSSSECVLKREVEEGRDALDKMAALNSALVSDKRDLNKQLLQLECELSDSQSQLQDLRSEVNSLQRDIKTLNLESSQLRAQSAAESTVVRKLKESETEMERMMEEKERQLSSLMEERERDGGQLEEMSSQHASVCRELKEVQEQLRQAVDDVRRRDRQLEEQQREHRRLLEEQDGLQRRSEQLEEELKELRCLSSSLHLQLRQQQQQLSQSEVEQCQLNTHINTLQEVKEALQGEIRCLRGELEGATAMTEDERGRRERSEEEKEALMEETERLTQEAENLRRRRRQEEEERREEAEDWQREREALSEELGTRDGEVEALRRRIEGLIKEKERLREEVTESEAQISLMKEEVKREEEAKREEEIEALCDRMERLETEKEDREEEMVQLRSTTEKEVERWRRRAKEVEEEVNRLGKEISKLKEEDRREKERLQEQEEERRKRREEEVQRLKEEVGEVELLRLQLNVAKEECEEMKEEVERREHRLERQMSAVKKREEEVEELKEQLELAKRQEEEGAREHQEVKGRLKQKEARVEKLEKLLKETRLLLEKERREGEEKDSRISSQDREVQEAWAESKRARRRSREWEEAQHRLEEEVNEWKERAERSAREAAKFNHLLKEQEEEAQQLEEKVREVEGALKEEREVLRSAREERRRLEDRWEEMEKEVEELRGTEEEKRRLEDELEEMEEVLRRLREENRKLEEELKEVEKDQYILLEEKGRSKERELEKEKARLSEELRRREREVTSLREEVHRKRDEGQEDQRRRREEIEKLQEELRRSKREVSVLSEEVQKEKKEAQQELMRRREEATTLRGEVQKEQREREEVQERLKRTEKEATALREEVQKECRQMEEVQEEHKRSQWEVTALREELQREQKEKKEAQEELIKRRQEVTALREEVQKESRQMEEVQEELRRTKNKLKAITEEVQKEKEVAQERLMRTEEEVTALREEVQKEWIQIKEMNEELRRSKLEMSVLREEVEKEQKEKKEAQESLMRTEEKVTALREEVQKKREEVQEEQTQMEEVQEELKSSQREVTALIEELQREQREKKEAQEELIRRREEATTLREEVQKELRQMEEVQGELSRAKCELKVLTEEVQKEEKEKKEAQERLMRTEEEVTALREEVQKKRGEAKEEWTQMEKVQEELRRTKNELKVLTEEVQKEKKEAQERLMRTEEEVTALREEVQKKREEVQEEQEQMEEVQEELKRSQREVIALIEELQREQREKREAQEELIKRRQEVTALREEVQKEWMQMKQMSEELRRSKLEVSVLSEEVQKEQKEKKEAQEELITRREEATTLREEVQKKRGEAKDECMQMEKVQEELRRTKNELKVITEEVQRKEKEEAEEVLWRSEREVSVLREEVKREQTEKKEVQEELRKRRQEVMALREEVQKESRQMEEVQEELRRTKNKLKVITEEVQKEEKENEEVQEELIKSRDEVMALREEVQKEQKMRREAQEELRGVQQRVELMEVSDLRRSRERGKQEVKEKEEEKQQMREGLSEALQEMKTLKLLLQESHAEGERLRSALKEKKEEVERKNLPTVREEALHEREEVEELRARAKALETRRREMIEEVEEARQAKDKAEEKRREVEERWRSKVEEMKETLKTLSREIQTLKEREQVWRSRVQEAQREVEESRAELEEYKTQREEVDGLKKRRRDQGTDEEGGGEEIPEEEQEEEQTSLLQEKEEMRRLLRQREAEVYTLTQRAEELHADRERVRLALERTEAAMIGYRERAHQQEQSPGAESNPDEAVADRLVVLQRLVAELELNEKQVKKKNSHLKRERDRLRDTLRQVEEERLRFRQQLTDSRPQDTTEEERLRSRVRELEDQVSQLRLSLAVDQQQRAEFIQQSTKNSQWLLSLRSDLTDSLATVTRRPIPSVLESETQRLDRSLREEELRMSLGQS